CGCCTTCCCGGTTGCCCAGTGGCATCTGCAGAGTTCGTACCGCTTACAGTGGCGGGACCGTACCGGATTCGCACCGGTTTCCCTTGATGTGAAGCATTGTTTCTGAGAGCTATCTGGAGAAGTATCTGTCCAGATCCTCCAGCCTTATTACCATGGATATCGGTCTTCCATGGGGGCAAACAACAAGATTCTTCTTCTTCAACTCTTCAAAGAGAACTTCAGCCTGCCCTATGTCAAGTCTGTTTCCAGTCCTTATTGCCGCTTTACATGCTATAGAGGCCAATAGATTATCGAAAACCTTCGCAGGAGTTTCAAGACCTTCCAATCTCATCTCGTCTAGAATTTCCTCGAGTGTATCTATTGCACCCTCCGTTCTAATGACTTGAGGAATGGATACCATTATTATTTTATCATTGACGAAATTGAAAGTGAACCCAAGTTTCATCAACGTTTCCTCTCTTGCGATAACCAGATCCATTTTAGACCTCTCGAGATTCAGCTCAAGAGGCATGAGAAGATTCTGGGGGGAGATCTTCTTGTTTTCTTTGAGAGCTTCGAAAATGATCCGCTCGTGTGCGGCATGCTGATCGATCAACAAGAGACCGTCCTCGGATTCCGCAATCAAATACCGTTCTCCGAAAACGCCAATGAAGTTTGCTTTTGCTCCCTCGCTTTTTTCCTTGTTCGGTGAACTTTCACGCTCTTCAGCAGGAGTAAATGATCTGAAGAGGTGACGATCGAATCTGGACTGCGTGTACGTGTCGCCAGCACTGTTATCGAAGACTTTTTGGTTCCTCCAGAAGTGTTTGAAGCCGTGATCACTCATTACATGATCCTGATAAATTTCTGAGATATCTTTCCGTTCCTCCGAACTTCCGTCGGTGTTCTCCTCGCCATGGACTACGTTGATTGTGAAATGACCGGCACCTTTAATGGCCGACCGTACAGCTCTCTTCACATTATCCAGAACAGATGCAGTAGAGGCAAACTTAACTTCGAGTTTCTGGGGATGGATGTTGACATCGACTTCCTGAGGATCAATATCGATAAAGAGAACTGCAAAAGGAAAATTCCCCTTTTGAAGAGTCTCTCCGTAACCCCTCTCGAGAGCAAAATTTAGCTCGAATTGTCTCACGTATCTGCCGTTTACGAAGATGTTTTCACCCATTCTATTCTTTCTTGTGCGATTTGGGAGCGTAACAAAACCCCGTATCTTTATTTCTGCTGAGCTTTCCGAAACTGGTATCAAGTCTTTCGCAGAAAGCC
The sequence above is drawn from the Mesotoga sp. BH458_6_3_2_1 genome and encodes:
- the mutL gene encoding DNA mismatch repair endonuclease MutL, with protein sequence MRIRELSSDVVRKIAAGEVVTGCFSVVKELVENSIDAGATAIEIEIKSGGKEYMMVKDNGRGMTREEASVAILPHTTSKIVSIDDLDTLLTFGFRGEALSTIASVSRMRLSTASDTEELGVAIDIAGGDITGEKPLSGSNGTAVEVFDLLYNTPARRKFLKSASIEGRMVTEMVQRFILAFDKIDFTYSRDSQVIFDTRGLESVEARAALIYPGLSAKDLIPVSESSAEIKIRGFVTLPNRTRKNRMGENIFVNGRYVRQFELNFALERGYGETLQKGNFPFAVLFIDIDPQEVDVNIHPQKLEVKFASTASVLDNVKRAVRSAIKGAGHFTINVVHGEENTDGSSEERKDISEIYQDHVMSDHGFKHFWRNQKVFDNSAGDTYTQSRFDRHLFRSFTPAEERESSPNKEKSEGAKANFIGVFGERYLIAESEDGLLLIDQHAAHERIIFEALKENKKISPQNLLMPLELNLERSKMDLVIAREETLMKLGFTFNFVNDKIIMVSIPQVIRTEGAIDTLEEILDEMRLEGLETPAKVFDNLLASIACKAAIRTGNRLDIGQAEVLFEELKKKNLVVCPHGRPISMVIRLEDLDRYFSR